The following coding sequences lie in one Arthrobacter sp. PGP41 genomic window:
- a CDS encoding carbon-nitrogen hydrolase family protein — MQRILPLVAAQARPRLIGEPVSAFADEVKGALEAQPHSKLVVFPELHLFGDENPDLQRTEILQESAEPLDGPRVKELKQLAKDLNIWLVPGSVCERGPEGQLFNTQLVLSPEGELAGYYRKIFPWRPFEPYDPGDKFTTVDLPGIGRVGLNICYDAWYPEVSRQLAWMGADVILNVVKTTTPDRKQELILAKANAIVNQVFMVSVNCAGPTGQGRSIIVDPEGNTLAEAPDDAPRLLTAELDLAAVDRVRTHGTENLNRPWSQFREGEPAVELSVYQGRINPSTWTPPSYKP, encoded by the coding sequence ATGCAACGCATCCTTCCCCTCGTCGCGGCCCAAGCAAGGCCCCGGCTCATCGGCGAACCCGTTTCGGCCTTCGCCGATGAGGTCAAAGGAGCCCTCGAAGCCCAGCCGCATAGCAAGCTCGTCGTCTTCCCCGAGCTGCACCTCTTCGGCGACGAAAACCCCGACCTGCAGCGCACGGAAATCCTTCAAGAATCCGCCGAACCGCTGGACGGACCAAGAGTCAAAGAACTCAAACAGCTCGCGAAAGACCTCAACATCTGGCTGGTCCCGGGCAGCGTCTGCGAACGCGGCCCCGAAGGACAGCTCTTTAACACCCAGCTGGTCCTGTCCCCGGAAGGGGAGCTCGCCGGCTACTACCGGAAGATCTTCCCCTGGCGCCCGTTCGAGCCCTACGACCCCGGCGACAAGTTCACCACCGTGGACCTGCCCGGCATCGGCAGGGTGGGCCTGAACATCTGCTACGACGCCTGGTACCCGGAGGTCTCCCGCCAGCTCGCCTGGATGGGTGCCGACGTGATCCTCAACGTCGTCAAAACCACCACCCCTGACCGCAAACAGGAACTGATCCTGGCCAAGGCCAACGCCATCGTGAACCAGGTGTTTATGGTCAGCGTCAACTGCGCCGGCCCCACCGGCCAGGGCAGGAGCATCATCGTGGACCCGGAGGGCAACACCCTCGCCGAGGCGCCCGACGACGCACCCCGGCTGCTCACCGCGGAACTGGACCTGGCCGCCGTCGACCGCGTCCGCACGCACGGCACGGAGAACCTCAACCGCCCCTGGTCGCAGTTCCGCGAGGGGGAGCCCGCCGTCGAACTTTCCGTCTACCAAGGCCGGATCAATCCGTCCACCTGGACACCGCCGTCCTACAAGCCCTAA